The stretch of DNA AAACATATCAATATCAAGAAAGTTACTCCAAGCGTTCTCCTAAATATTTGAGTTTAGTAGGCTGGCTAGTTGGCAGTTTTACAGCAGCAATACTTTATATGAGCTTGCTGCTATTTCCGCCATCTATTGCTGTTATCTTATCCATGATCGCAAGTGTTTTGCTAACAGGAGCTTTTCATGAGGATGGTTTTGCTGATGTTTGCGATGGTTTTGGTGGAGGTTGGGGCAAGGAAAACATTCTTAGAATAATGAAAGATAGTACTGTTGGAGCCTATGCTTTGATTGGTATGAGTCTTTTATTGTTGTTGAAATTTAGTCTATTGGTAGAACTGACGAAAGTGGATGATCACTTAGCTGTTGTTAGTTTGGTGGGGGCTCATACTACAAGTCGCTTTATTGCGCTGTCTCTTATGTACACTCATCCTTATGTTAGAAAT from Aureispira anguillae encodes:
- a CDS encoding adenosylcobinamide-GDP ribazoletransferase, with translation MLKKEWNYFLTALLFFTRIPVPKTYQYQESYSKRSPKYLSLVGWLVGSFTAAILYMSLLLFPPSIAVILSMIASVLLTGAFHEDGFADVCDGFGGGWGKENILRIMKDSTVGAYALIGMSLLLLLKFSLLVELTKVDDHLAVVSLVGAHTTSRFIALSLMYTHPYVRNIENSKVHTVTNQPFLGSDLCYSFLFVVPIFLLARFPIMLFAFLVSFLSRMGLGYYFKKQIGGYTGDCLGAVQQVTEVCFYLSILALS